One region of Carya illinoinensis cultivar Pawnee chromosome 8, C.illinoinensisPawnee_v1, whole genome shotgun sequence genomic DNA includes:
- the LOC122319298 gene encoding probable mannitol dehydrogenase, producing MSKAPEEQHPVKAFGWAAKDSSGLLSPFKFSRRATGDKDVRFKVLYCGICHADLHKTKNEWGSSKYPIVPGHEIVGEVTEVGNEVMKVKVGDKVGVGCVVGACHSCENCNNDLEIYCPQTIMTYNGIYHDGTITYGGFSDTMVANERYILRFPENIPLDASAPLLCAGITLYSPLKYYGLAEPGKHIGIVGLGGLGHVGVKFAKAFGAKVTVISTSTNKKDDALEHLGADSFLHSRDQEQMQAAQGTFDGILDTVSAVHSIMPLIGLLKSHGKLVMLGAPAEPLELPVFPLLMGRKMVAGSATGGLKETQEMIDFAAKHNITADIELIPTDYLNKAMERLAKGDVRYRFVIDIGNSLASTNH from the exons atgtcgAAAGCACCCGAGGAACAGCACCCAGTAAAGGCCTTTGGATGGGCAGCTAAAGATTCTTCTGGCCTTCTCTCACCTTTTAAATTTTCCAGAAG GGCAACCGGAGACAAGGATGTAAGGTTCAAAGTTCTTTATTGTGGGATATGCCACGCCGACCTTCACAAGACTAAAAATGAGTGGGGTAGTTCCAAATACCCAATTGTTCCTGG GCACGAAATTGTTGGAGAAGTGACAGAAGTAGGGAACGAGGTGATGAAAGTTAAAGTGGGAGACAAAGTGGGAGTGGGATGTGTGGTTGGTGCATGCCATTCCTGCGAGAATTGCAATAATGACCTTGAAATTTATTGTCCCCAAACCATAATGACATATAATGGCATTTATCATGATGGCACAATTACATACGGAGGCTTCTCAGACACTATGGTAGCTAATGAGCGCTACATCCTTCGATTCCCTGAAAACATACCACTCGATGCTAGTGCTCCCCTTCTTTGTGCTGGGATAACACTTTACAGTCCTTTGAAATATTATGGGTTAGCGGAGCCGGGTAAACACATTGGGATTGTTGGCCTAGGTGGACTTGGTCATGTGGGTGTTAAATTTGCCAAGGCTTTCGGAGCAAAAGTGACTGTAATTAGTACCTCCACCAACAAGAAGGATGACGCTTTGGAGCATCTTGGTGCTGACTCGTTCTTACACAGTCGTGACCAAGAACAAATGCAA GCTGCCCAGGGCACGTTTGATGGTATACTGGATACAGTATCTGCTGTGCATTCCATTATGCCCTTAATTGGTCTATTAAAGTCTCATGGAAAGCTTGTTATGTTGGGTGCACCAGCGGAGCCACTTGAGCTACCAGTCTTTCCTCTACTTATgg GAAGGAAAATGGTTGCGGGGAGTGCCACCGGAGGATTGAAGGAAACTCAAGAGATGATAGATTTTGCTGCAAAACATAACATCACAGCAGATATTGAGCTTATTCCAACAGACTACCTTAACAAGGCAATGGAGCGTCTTGCTAAGGGTGACGTAAGATACCGATTTGTCATTGACATTGGAAATAGCTTGGCTTCTACCAACCATTGA